The region AACAGGACATCCCTGACGCGTATCTCGGCGGCCTGAACCGCCTGTACGACGCCTGGGTCAGCACCTTTGACGCCTGTCCGGTGGTGCGGGTCAACGGCGACGAGCTGGATTTCGTGGCCGATCCCGGCGCCTTCCAGTGGGTCTGCACCCGCATTCAGGCCCACGGTATCGGGCTGCCGCTGCTGCGCTGAAAGCAGCCTGCACGGCTGGTACTCTGCCGGACATGCGTCTGCACGATCTGGCCGCCGCTCTGAATGTCCCCACCACCAGCCTGCCGGACCTGCCGGTGGTCGGCGTGACCCACAATGCTGCCTGGGTGCAGCCCGGCTTTGCGTTCGTGGCGATCCGCGGCGCAAAGTTCGACGGCCACAGCTTTCTGCAGCAGGTCAGGGAAGCTGGCGCGGTCGCCGTTCTGGGCGAGGGTATGCCTGACGGTATGAACTCACCGCTGCCCTACCTGACAGTGCCCTCGGCCCGTGCGGCCCTGGCCGACGCGGCAGCAGCCCTGGCCGGGCATCCCAGCCGGGCGCTGAAGGTCGTGGGGGTCACCGGTACCGACGGCAAAACCACCACCAGCTGGCTGACCCGTCATCTGCTGCGCGAGGCTGGCCTGCAGACAGGGCTGCTGTCCACCGTGGGTTTCGAACTGCCTGACGGCGAACTGCGGCATTTTCCGGCCCACTTCACCACCCCTGAGGCCCCGCAGGTGCAACAGACCCTCCAGGACATGGTCGCCGCCGGCGCCAGCGCGGTGGTGCTGGAAGCCAGCAGTCACGCCCTGGCCCTGGACCGGGTACGCGGGGTGGACTGGGACGTGGCGGTATGGACGCACCTGACCAGCGAACATCTGGACTTTCACGGCACGGTGGAAAACTACTTCGCCGACAAGCGCCGGCTGGTCGAGCGCGCGCCGTTTGCGGTCCTGAACGCTGACGACCCCTGGACCGGGCAGCTGCGCGGGGTGGCGCCAGCCGAAACCACCTACAGCCTGGACGGCGCCGGGGCTGACTGGCAGGCCACGGACATCCAGGAACGGCTGACCGGCCTGCATTTCCAGGTTAACTCGCCGCTGGGCGCCTTCGACGCCGCCTTACCGATGATCGGGCGCTTCAACGTGGCCAATGCGCTGGCGGCCATGGCCGCCGCCGCACACCTTGGCGCTGACGCGGCGCAGCTGGCCGCAGGGCTGGCCAGTTTCCGGGGCGTGCCTGGGCGCATGGAACTGGTGCCCGCCGGCGGACAGGAGGTGCGGGTCATCGTGGATTTCGCGCACACGCCGCCCAGCCTGGAAAAAGCACTGAGCACCCTGCGGGCCACCACCACCGGGCGGCTGTGGGTGCTGATCGGCTCGGCCGGTGGTCCCCGTGACCCGGGCAAACGCGCCCCTCTGGGCGAGGTGGCCACCCGTCTGGCCGATCACGCCGTGTTTACCGAGGAAGACAGCCGCGACACGCCGCTGGAAGACATTTTGCGGGAGATGGAACGTGGCGCCCGGCAGGGGGGCCGCACCAACTTCATAAGCATCGGGGACCGGCGTGAGGCGATCAGGCATGTCATTCAGGCGGCGGGCAGTGGCGACACGGTGCTGCTGGCCGGCAAGGGTCCCGAAGACACCCTGGAGCGGCTGACCGGGACCCTGCCCTGGAATGAGGTGCAGGAGGCGCGTGAGGCGCTGGCCCTGCGCGCCACACCCTCTTCAGCGTGACAGGCTTTCCCTGCCGAAGAGGCTGCCGTACACCGCCCGCGCGTTGGGCGTAAAGGCCCCCTGCACCCAATAGGGCAGCCCCGGCGTGGCGTTGGTCACACGGAAGGCCCCGGATTCGCTGGTGGTCATTACGGCGGTCCAGCCGCGGCGCAGCTTCAGGTCGTAATACGAGTTCAGACCCGTGCACCGGCCCTGGATGGTCGAGGCGCGGTCGCTGTAGACCCACTGGGTGCGCCGCGTCGGCTCGGTGGGGTGGTCAGCCTGAAACAGCAGCGCGGCGCTGTTTTTCCCGGCCTGATAGACCAGCAGGCTCTCGGCAATATAGGTGCGCGGCTCGGAGGGCCGGGCCGTGACACCGGAACATACGTTCATGGGAGCCGTCGCGGGGCGGAACGACGCGGGAATGTCGATGCTGAACAGCCCCCCGCGCAGCGTGCTGAGCCCGACGATCCTGCCCTCGGTGAAATTGGCGAGCAGCACGCGCACGTCCTGTTCGCCCAGCTGCGCTTTGACCTGCGCCACGTTGCGGATCTGGCCCTCGATGGCTACGGCCCCTGCGCCGCCCCCGGCACCGAGCAACGCCAGCAGCCCCAGAGACCTGACCATTTTCCTTGCCGTCCACGACGTGTTCATGCCGTGACGCTATGGGCGCGGTTTCATGGGCCTGTCAGGCCAACATGCCTGGAGCGCACCCGGCTACCTGGCGGATGTTGCCGCCTGATCCCAGGCACGAGACTTCAGATCAGGGGCGCAAGCCTCAGGGCTCCTTCATTTGCCCTGATCCGCACACCCACGGCCCCCCAGCAGGATGAATTCATGAACGGCAAACACATTCAGAAGCTCGGCTTCGAAAAGCGGGCGATCAAACTTGCGCTGGACGCCGCCAATCTCCGTGAGGACGCAGGCGCCAAGCGCGGCGACATCCTCGAAGAACTTCAGGCGGTGCAGAACAACCCCACCGGTTACCTCAGCGGTGGCGTGTATGCCGATCTGGCGGCTGAACTTCATGAACAGCAGCAGGCCGGGGTTTCCCGCCAGAGCGCCGCGCTGCGCTCTACGCCTCTGCCCTACCGCGTCTGGGGTCAGGACCTGATCGACCCCGGTGCACACGACCAGATGGACGTTGCCATGCGCCTGCCGGTCAGCCGCGCGGGCGCCCTGATGCCCGACGCCCACGTGGGGTACGGTCTGCCCATCGGCGGCGTCCTGGCCACCGAGAACGCGGTTATTCCCTACGGCGTGGGCGTTGACATCGGCTGCAGCATGATGCTCAGCGTGCTTCCCATCGCGCCCGGGGCCCTGAGCACCGACGAGGCCCGCAGCCTGCTGATGAAACACACCCGCTTCGGTGCCGGCGTGGGCTTCGAGAAACGTGACCGTCAGGACCACGAGGTGCTGCACGAGAGCACCTGGAAGGACCAGCCGCTGCTGCGCCACCTGTACCCCAAGGCCGCCGAGCAGATCGGCACTTCAGGCAGCGGCAACCATTTCGTGGAGTTCGGCACCCTGAAACTGCGGGAAGCCGAC is a window of Deinococcus deserti VCD115 DNA encoding:
- a CDS encoding UDP-N-acetylmuramoyl-L-alanyl-D-glutamate--2,6-diaminopimelate ligase; translation: MRLHDLAAALNVPTTSLPDLPVVGVTHNAAWVQPGFAFVAIRGAKFDGHSFLQQVREAGAVAVLGEGMPDGMNSPLPYLTVPSARAALADAAAALAGHPSRALKVVGVTGTDGKTTTSWLTRHLLREAGLQTGLLSTVGFELPDGELRHFPAHFTTPEAPQVQQTLQDMVAAGASAVVLEASSHALALDRVRGVDWDVAVWTHLTSEHLDFHGTVENYFADKRRLVERAPFAVLNADDPWTGQLRGVAPAETTYSLDGAGADWQATDIQERLTGLHFQVNSPLGAFDAALPMIGRFNVANALAAMAAAAHLGADAAQLAAGLASFRGVPGRMELVPAGGQEVRVIVDFAHTPPSLEKALSTLRATTTGRLWVLIGSAGGPRDPGKRAPLGEVATRLADHAVFTEEDSRDTPLEDILREMERGARQGGRTNFISIGDRREAIRHVIQAAGSGDTVLLAGKGPEDTLERLTGTLPWNEVQEAREALALRATPSSA
- a CDS encoding RtcB family protein; amino-acid sequence: MNGKHIQKLGFEKRAIKLALDAANLREDAGAKRGDILEELQAVQNNPTGYLSGGVYADLAAELHEQQQAGVSRQSAALRSTPLPYRVWGQDLIDPGAHDQMDVAMRLPVSRAGALMPDAHVGYGLPIGGVLATENAVIPYGVGVDIGCSMMLSVLPIAPGALSTDEARSLLMKHTRFGAGVGFEKRDRQDHEVLHESTWKDQPLLRHLYPKAAEQIGTSGSGNHFVEFGTLKLREADLGMEPGEYLAVLSHSGSRGFGAQVAGHFTALAQKLHPNLDRAAQKLAWLPMDTHEGEAYWQAMNLAGRYALANHDLIHRRLAHALNVRPTAQVSNSHNLAWKQIHQGRELIVHRKGATPAERGRLGLIPGSMADPGFVVRGRGEEAALNSASHGAGRQLGRKAAANTLAKKDVQGYLRERGITLIGGGIDEAPQAYKRIEDVIARQSDLVDIVAEFQPRVVRMDTGSEDI